A genomic region of Thunnus albacares chromosome 4, fThuAlb1.1, whole genome shotgun sequence contains the following coding sequences:
- the tsen2 gene encoding tRNA-splicing endonuclease subunit Sen2, producing the protein MQAEFRAPRRRPRVYEQYEAPLPVSSHFRADLINQHVLVCDPDHIQKIHNQGFFGKGVLSRARPDHSLSDQWEQHEGLFLPIIPQSRYEELLRWAASALAAQGLDEEAVNQTLLRLSQPVEMEAVRREVGGGGAVNGHKGEGQAAGAEPGPEGGASPHAKRLRPGSEVEPEAERSCRLDPQDLNPDQDLDPSSDPDGLVPGPGFVLVVSDSEAGGEVGGVRQVRRTPFSLTEYLQLSLEEAFFLVYSLGCLSVYLHQEPLSVIQLWRRFRSLRPDFVSSYAAYHHCRSRGWIPKGGGGAKYGVDLMLYRKGPPFYHASYSVVVERVDGAFRGSALRPFSWRSLAALSRITANVSKELMLCYIIYPADLSEAELDSPVCLSRLKVQEVIVSRWVSSRERAEQDDI; encoded by the exons ATGCAGGCGGAGTTCCGGGCCCCCCGTAGACGGCCCCGGGTGTACGAGCAATACGAGGCTCCGCTGCCAGTGAGCAGCCACTTCCGGGCGGATCTCATCAACCAGCACGTGCTGGTCTGTGATCCAGACCACATCCAGAAGATCCACAACCAG GGGTTCTTCGGTAAGGGGGTCCTCTCCAGAGCCAGACCGGACCACAGCCTCTCCGACCAATGGGAGC AACATGAGGGTTTGTTTCTACCCATCATCCCCCAGTCCAG GTATGAGGAGCTGCTCAGGTGGGCGGCGTCGGCCCTCGCCGCTCAGGGATTGGATGAagaagctgtcaatcaaacccTGCTCAGACTGTCTCAGCCAGTGGAGATGGAGGCTGTGAGGAgggaggtgggaggagggggggcagTTAACGGACATAAGGGGGAGGGGCAGGCGGCGGGGGCGGAGCCGGGTCCAGAGGGTGGAGCCTCTCCCCACGCTAAGAGGCTCCGGCCGGGGTCAGAGGTCGAGCCGGAGGCTGAGAGAAGCTGCAG gttGGACCCACAAGACCTGAACCCTGACCAGGACCTTGATCCCAGCTCTGACCCTGATGGTTTGGTTCCAGGTCCTGGTTTTGTCCTGGTGGTCTCTGACAGTGAG GCAGGAGGGGAGGTCGGGGGGGTGAGGCAGGTGAGGCGGACCCCGTTCTCCCTCACAGAGTACCTGCAGCTCAGCCTGGAGGAG GCCTTCTTCCTGGTCTACAGTCTGGgctgcctgtctgtctacctgcaCCAG GAGCCCCTGTCAGTCATCCAGCTGTGGAGGAGGTTCCGGTCCCTGCGGCCGGACTTCGTCAGCTCGTACGCAGCCTATCACCACTGTCGCAGCAGGGGATGGATCCCTAAAGGAGGGGGTGGGGCCAAGTACGGCGTCGACCTca TGTTATACAGGAAAGGCCCACCTTTCTACCAcgccag TTATTCGGTGGTGGTCGAGCGAGTTGATGGTGCGTTTAGGGGCTCGGCGTTGCGTCCGTTTTCGTGGCGTTCTCTTGCGGCTCTCAGCAGGATCACGGCCAACGTCTCCAAG gaGCTGATGTTGTGTTACATCATCTATCCAGCCGACCTATCAGAAGCTGAGCTGGACTCACCTGTGTGTCTGAGCAGACTGAAGGTTCAG GAGGTGATAGTCAGCAGGTGGGTTTCCTCCAGAGAACGAGCGGAGCAAGACgacatctga
- the mkrn2os.2 gene encoding MKRN2 opposite strand protein: MEHGVIRLTHCQKQIFCFSVPEECPSCGEELRGSRLQEAPVSLPSPLTNAHKSSCCLLITPADDNREFDGTSDLHTGISNTAGVVYNYTRGGVRRDHSGWERCISVPLVRPDMFHLLAQWDQYLDRFSDGPMWDPAWRRFDEENHNCFSFCLQFVNSVLAAEGRSALSRETFTHSFILPRMRRVNKYTTLYQHIQRHQYYMVDRQEDRQAEET, translated from the exons ATGGAGCACGGTGTGATCCGGCTGACTCACTGTCAGAAGCAGATCTTCTGTTTCTCGGTACCGGAGGAGTGTCCGAGCTGTGGGGAGGAGCTGAGGGGGAGCAGACTGCAGGAGGCGCCGGTTAGCCTGCCCTCCCCCCTCACCAACGCACACAAGAGCTCCTGCTGCCTGCTGATCACACCTGCTGATGACAACAG GGAGTTTGACGGGACATCAGATCTTCACACCGGCATCTCCAACACTGCAG gagTTGTGTATAACTACACTCGGGGGGGAGTGCGTAGAGACCACAGTGGGTGGGAGCGCTGCATCAGCGTTCCTCTGGTCCGACCTGACATGTTCCACCTGCTGGCTCAGTGGGACCAGTACCTGGACCGCTTCTCTGACGGACCCATGTGGGACCCGGCTTGGCGCAG gttCGATGAGGAGAACCATAACTGCTTCAGCTTCTGTCTTCAGTTCGTGAACAGCGTCCTGGCTGCAGAGGGACGCAGTGCTCTGAGCAGAGAAACGTTCACTCACAGCTTCATCCTGCCAAGGATGAGGAGGGTCAACAAATACACCACACTGTACCAACACATCCAGAGACACCAATACTACATggtggacagacaggaggacagacaagCAGAGGAAACATGA
- the mkrn2os.1 gene encoding MKRN2 opposite strand, tandem duplicate 1, with the protein MELRDLLRFSHCGRTVYTLDGLRCPVCGQAVHFGLTEAPVRIRAPVRNGHRASCCFLMTSQQGPAGFREENQSELHVGVSNSAGVVFSYTEGGVTCQQQGWEQSIIVPLVAPSNRILSFTTLWDKHLEMFAHLDTWTPDRFQEEREFGSCCYGFALGFINYLMRSQGHQPISRDCFTAQFVLPRMETTSRYLSMYQHVCRHGYYSTAVTCNLIGQSRAVMSSDRL; encoded by the exons ATGGAGCTCAGAGACCTGCTGCGGTTCAGTCACTGCGGCCGGACCGTGTACACGTTGGACGGGTTGCGGTGCCCGGTGTGCGGGCAGGCGGTGCACTTCGGCCTGACGGAGGCTCCGGTCCGGATCCGGGCTCCGGTCAGAAATGGACACCGCGCGAGCTGCTGCTTCCTCATGACGTCACAGCAGGGACCTGCTGGCTTCAG AGAAGAAAATCAGTCTGAGCTCCATGTGGGCGTCTCCAACTCTGCAG GTGTGGTGTTCAGTTACACAGAGGGGGGAGTGACCTGTCAGCAGCAGGGATGGGAGCAGAGCATCATCGTCCCTCTGGTCGCCCCTAGCAACCGCATCCTCAGCTTCACGACACTGTGGGACAAACACCTGGAGATGTTTGCTCACTTGGACACCTGGACACCAGACAG gtttCAGGAGGAGAGGGAGTTCGGCTCTTGTTGCTATGGTTTCGCTCTGGGCTTCATTAACTATCTGATGAGGTCGCAGGGacaccagccaatcagcagaGATTGTTTCACAGCTCAATTTGTGCTGCCAAGGATGGAGACGACCTCCAGATACCTGTCTATGTACCAGCACGTCTGTCGCCATGGATACTACAGCACCGCAGT gaCCTGCAACCTGATAGGCCAGAGCCGGGCAGTGATGTCATCTGATAGGCTGTAA